One stretch of Armigeres subalbatus isolate Guangzhou_Male chromosome 2, GZ_Asu_2, whole genome shotgun sequence DNA includes these proteins:
- the LOC134209850 gene encoding uncharacterized protein LOC134209850: MFLHRTTVIESLLDLSRFSNWNRLLRTTAYVFRAVAIFHNQRTTSGHYRVLQKEEFAKAEAAIMRQIQAEAFPDEVALLSSSAEKQIVSKSSPIYTLTPFLDDEGVIRIGSRTEKASNLAYEAKYPVILPKNHTGTTLLVNSFHRKYLHANGETVLNEIRQRYYIPGLRTVIRRVTRECQLCKVKKAVPRPPMMAPLPSVRLTPFIRPYTFLGVDYFGPLEVNLGRGVAKRWVALFTCLTIRAVHLEVVHSLSTVSCVMAFRRFVARRGAPVEVYSDNATNFVGASRQLIEEIRGINKDCAATFTNAHTTWRFNVPAAPHMGGPWERMVRSVKTGMKAITESTRHPNDETLQTVLLEVESVVNTRPLTYIPLDSAEHEALTPNHFLLYGSNGIKQPASEPVDSGSAFAE; encoded by the coding sequence ATGTTTCTGCATCGGACAACTGTAATCGAGAGTTTGCTTGACCTATCGCGTTTCTCCAACTGGAATCGACTACTAAGGACAACTGCGTATGTGTTTCGGGCAGTAGCAATCTTCCACAATCAACGAACTACGAGCGGACACTACAGAGTACTGCAGAAAGAAGAATTTGCAAAGGCAGAGGCAGCGATAATGCGCCAAATACAGGCTGAAGCATTCCCAGATGAAGTCGCTTTATTGAGCAGTAGCGCCGAGAAGCAAATTGTGTCCAAGTCCAGCCCAATATACACATTGACGCCGTTCTTAGACGACGAAGGTGTCATACGGATAGGCAGCCGCACAGAGAAAGCATCTAACCTCGCTTATGAAGCAAAGTATCCCGTTATCCTTCCTAAGAACCACACTGGTACTACACTTTTGGTAAATAGCTTTCATCGAAAATATCTCCACGCCAATGGAGAAACGGTACTCAATGAAATTCGCCAGCGGTACTATATACCCGGCCTTCGAACAGTGATTCGCAGAGTCACGCGTGAGTGTCAGCTGTGTAAGGTGAAGAAAGCAGTTCCTCGTCCTCCGATGATGGCACCGCTTCCAAGCGTTCGGCTTACGCCATTCATCCGGCCATATACTTTCCTGGGAGTTGATTACTTCGGACCACTGGAAGTTAATTTAGGAAGAGGAGTAGCTAAGAGGTGGGTGGCCCTATTTACGTGCCTCACTATTAGGGCAGTACATTTAGAAGTCGTGCATAGCCTCTCTACGGTATCCTGCGTGATGGCATTCCGTAGATTTGTAGCACGAAGAGGCGCGCCAGTAGAAGTATATTCCGACAATGCTACGAACTTTGTTGGTGCGAGCCGTCAACTGATTGAAGAAATACGAGGGATCAATAAAGATTGTGCAGCCACCTTCACGAATGCGCATACTACATGGAGATTCAATGTGCCTGCGGCACCGCATATGGGAGGTCCGTGGGAACGAATGGTTAGATCCGTGAAAACTGGGATGAAAGCTATAACGGAATCAACGCGACATCCAAATGACGAAACTCTGCAAACCGTACTCCTGGAGGTAGAATCTGTGGTAAATACACGTCCGTTAACTTATATTCCGCTGGACTCAGCTGAACATGAAGCGCTCACTCCGAATCATTTTCTACTGTACGGATCGAACGGAATTAAACAACCAGCATCTGAACCTGTGGACAGCGGATCTGCTTTTGCGGAGTAG